The window TTTCCAGCCATTCAGTCTTTTCTTCTACAGCTTTTTCCATGTCTCCTTATCTTCAGAGGAAAGTTTACCTCCCAGCTTTTCTTTATCTCCAATCTGATTCTTTAGAGAACAGGCATAGCTTTCCAACTCATTTCTAGTATCAATGCACTCCTTGAGCTTTTTGTCTTCCTCAGCAAACTTCTCAGCATCATTAACCATCCTTTTGATTTCTTCAGGTGTCAGGCGATTCTGGTCATTGGTAATTGTGATCTTATTTTTGTTCCTTGTACCCTTGTCTTCGGCTGTCACTCGAAGAATACCATTCACATCCATCTCAAAGGTGACTTCAATCCGTGGGACCCCACGAGGAGCAGGAGGAATTCTAGTCAGATCAAATGTACCCAGAAGATGATTGTCTTTTGTCAGGGGTTGTTCACCTTCATAGATCTTGATTGTAACAGTTGGTTGATTATCAGAAGCTGTAGAAAAGATCTGAGACTTCTTGGTTGGCACCACTGTGTTCCTTGGAATCAGTTTGGTCATGACACCTCCCACAGTTTCAATACCAAGTGTAAGGGGACATATATCAAGCAGTACCAGGTCACCTGTATCTTGATCACCAGAgagcacaccagcctggacagcagcaCCATATGCTACAGCTTCATATGGGCTTATGCCATGGGATGGTTCCTTGCCATTGAAGAACTCTTTAACCAGTTGCTGAATCTTTGGAATTTGAGTAAAGCCACCAAGAACAGTTTCATCAATGTCAGACTTCTTCAAATCAGGGTCTTCCAACACTTTCTGGATAGGCTTCATAGTAGACCGGAACAGATCCAGTTGAGCTCTTCAAATTTGGCCCGAGTCAGGGTCTCAGAAAAGTCTTCTCCTTCATAGAAGGACTCAATTTCAATTATTGCTTGCTTGATGTTGAGAAGACAGGACCCGTTTGGCCTTTTCTACCTTGTGCCGGAGTTTCTGCACAGCTCTATTGTCTTTCCTGACGTCTTTGCCAGTCTTCTTTTTGTACAGTTTGATGAAGTGTTCCATGACACGCTGGTCAAAGTCTTCTCCACCCAGATGAGTATCTCCATTAGTGGCCACAACTTTGAAGACACCATTGTCAATGGTGAGAAGAGACACATAGAAGGTTTCACCACCCAGGTCAAACACCAGGATGTtcttctccccctctctcttatCCAGGCCATAAGCAATAGCTGCTGCTGTAGGCTCATTGATGATCCTCATAACATTTAGGTCAGCAATAGTTCCAGAGTCCTTGGTTGCTTGGCATTGGGCATCATTGAAATAGGCTGGTATAGTAACAACTGCATGGGTAACCTTCTTTCCCAAATAAGCCTCAgcgttttctttcattttagtgAGAACCATTGCAGAAATTTCTTCAGGAGCAAATGTCTTTGTTTGCCCACCTCCAATATCAATTTGAATGTAtggtttagttttcttttcaaccACCTTGAATGGCAAGAAGTTGATGTCCAGCTGCAGAGACGGGTCGTGCCACCTGCGGCCGATGAGCTGCTTGGCGTCAAAGACCGTGTTCTTGGGGTTGGAGATGAGCTGGTTCTTGGCTGCAACGCTGATCAGACATTTCCCTTCAGGAGTGAAGGCCACATAGGACGGCATGATGCGGTTGCCCTGATCGTTGGTAATGATCTCCACGCAGCTGTTCTTGAACATGCCTACACAGAAGTAGGTGGTCCCCAGATGGATGCCAACCACTGTGCCCACGTCCTCCTCCTTGGCCCGCGCCACGCTGAGAAGCAGCAGCATCGCGGCCACCAGGGAGAGCTTCATCTTGCCAGCCAGTCGGGCAGCAGCAGGCAGGGCATCCCAGGTAGTCCAGCCACAGGCCGCAGCACAGGAGCGCAGCGCGGTTACCGACTTGCAGGTGGCAGGGGCCCAGGGTCAGAAGGTGCCACGAACCAGGCGAAGGGCAGATCTGGAAATGCAGGCCATGGCGCTTACCTCTCACACTCACAAAACACCCTAATCGGTCGGTCTGTCTGTGCTGTGTCAGCCGGCAtctgtattgtttaattttcaaacatttgaGAGATTTTCAGTTAAAAGATGTGTTTTTGTTATTGACTTCTAGTTTAAATTCACTGTGGTCAGCAAGCATAGTTTGCATGAGTTTAATCATATTAAGTTTGAGACTTATTTTGTACCCAAATATGATCTTGGTGAATGTTTCTTGTGAacttaaaaagaatgtgtattcttctgTTGTTGAGTGGTGTATTCTATAAGTGTGAGATTTTTCTGAAAATCTACTTCTTATAAATTTTTTGAATTAGTGTTAACATGGTGTATTTTTTACATCCTTACACTTTTAACCTATGTGTGTCCTTATATTTAAAGTTGGTTTCTTGTGGATAATGTACAGATGGATCCCATCTGACACTCTTTGCCTTTTGGGctgtttagacttttttttttttttttgagatggagtcttactctgtcacccaggctggagtgcagtggtgcgatcttaggtcactgcaacctccacctcctgggttcaagtgattctcctgccccagcctcccaagtagctgtgattacaggtgcctgccaccacatccagctaatttttgtgtatttagtagagacggggtttcaccacattggccaggctggtctcaaactcctaacctccagtggtccacgtgcctcagcctcccaaagtgctgggaggcgtgagccaccgtgcctggccataggACTTTCTATTTAATAAAGTTATTGATATAAATGGGTTTAACTCTACCatcttgctatttcttttttatttcctcatttgtcccttgttcctttttcccctctttccTTGCATTCTTTTGTaataaatgagttaaaaaaattcattttaatcttCAGTATTggcttattttctctttgttgtatTGTGTTGGTGCGAAAGTAATTGCGGTTTACGCCACAaccttttgcaccaacctaatagttttaAGTGGTGAATCCAAGGTTTATATATATGCATCTTTCTCTCATCACAGTCAAATgtttcaaataatattataccACTTTATACAGTGTAAGAACTTTACAACAGTATACTCTCATTTCCCTCATCctgtttttttttgctattgttttaatACGTTTTACTTGTACACATGCTATAACTTCCACAGTACATTGTTACTActttttattaaaacacaaatactCTTCTAACGAGattcaaaatgagaaaaaggaaagccttttatatttacccacatatttaccatTTGTGATGCTCTTCATTCTTTTGTGTTGATCCAAATTTCCATctggtattatttctttctgcCTGCACAATTTCCTGGACCATTTCTTGCAGAACAGCTCTGCAGGCAATAACTTGTTTCAGTTTTTGGTTGTCTAAACagtctttattttacctttagaTCTGAAAGATTTTTTTGCTCGGCAAAAAATTCtagattggccaggcgcagtggctcatgcctgtaatcccagcactttgggaggctgaggagggtggatcacctgaggtcgagagtttgagaccagcttggctaacatggtgaaaccccgtttctaaaaatacaaaaaaattagctgggtgtggtggtgcatgcctgtaatcccagctactcgggaggttgaggcaggagaatcgcttaaaaccgagaggcggaggttgcagtgagccgagatcgcgccattgcactccagcttgggcaacaagaggaaaactctgtctcaagaaaataaataaaagaaaaattctatatggacagattttttttttctttttctttcagtaccTTAATGAtgtctttctattttcttctggcTTGCACGCCTTTCTGACATAAAATTTGCTATCAGTTTAATCTTTGCTTTTCTGTGCATAAAATGCCTGCCTGCTtttaggattttttgtttttaatcatgatTTTCAGCATTTTGGTTATGATGTACCTTGGAATGGTTTGCTTTAGATTACTTCAGCTTGGAGTTCATTATGCTTCTTAGGTTGgtggttttatagttttcaccaaatttgaaaaaaatttggtcttttttttcaaatagccTTTCTGCTCCTCCTTTTTTCCCACCTTGGGACTCCAGTTACACATATATTAGACTGCTTGATATTGTTCTGAAGGTCACCAATGGATTTTTTTCCCAATCTCTTTTCTTTCAGTGCTTCATTTTGGATAGTTTATATTGCTATGGTGTTCAGGGTCATTGGTCTTTTTCTTCTGTAGTGTCAAATGTgtcatttttcatttaacatactgtattttttaatctctagaatttccatttgcttctttgttctatcttctattttcttcttatcATGTTCATATTTTTCTCTACCTAACTGGAAAATGCAGTgtatttataatagctgttttacTTTCCTTGTCTGCTAGTTTCACCATTtgtgggtctgtttctattgattgatttttcttctggttatggagaaaaatttttcttttttttttttgcatacctggtaattttttattcaaTGCTAGATATTGTTGTTTGATCTTCTAATGGGATTCCAAGAAGATCAAACAAAGATACTGTTTGTTGGTtgctggttttatttttacttaattaaatagtgttggtttttttttttttctggtgcttGGTTACTTGAAATTAATTGGATCTTTTCAACTCTTTTACGTTTATTATGGTAGGTCCAAAGCAACTTTTAGTCTAGGTATCATTAAGCACCAGTACTAAGGCAATTCCCTTCTGTGGCTTCTACCCAATGCTCCAGGTATTAGGATGTCTATTCCCAGTTCTGTGTGAGCTCTGGGAATTAGTCAGCCTGTTTTTTGCTTATggttctttcttcatctttgggTAGTTTCCTCTTATGCATGTATAGATCAGTACTCAGTCATAGACTTGTGAGGACATTTCTACAGACCTCTGAAACTCTCCCTCTGTGTAGGTCCCTCCTATCTGGTACTCTGCCTTACAGTAGCTTACTTGGCTTCCTGAACCTTCATCTCTAACCTCTCAACTCAGTCAGACTGCTGCGTTCTGTTTTGGTCCCCATTCTCTTTGCTAAGACCTGAAAATTGCCTCTATGCAGTGAGCTGGTGCCTTGGTTCCCTTCTCTCAGGGGTGGAATTTGTGTGCTGCTTATTGTATGAATAAAAAGCTGTGAAACAGTGCTCTGGTATTCTTGTTGCTTATGGTGTGAGGATGTCTGGTCTCTGTTACTGCATCTTGGCTGGAAGCAGAAGTgatcattccttccttcttggaacactttatttttcttttctgttctctcacTTTGCTGGCCACtccatctcatttttaaaattctcctaATAATCTACTTATAAATATTAGCATTCCCTGTACCTCAGTCTTAGGCCCCCTTCTATTCTCTGTTCATTCTCTCCATTGGTGGATTCATCTAGCCTTTTGCTGGGTATGATTGACTCTTAAATGGATATCTACAGCCCAACCTCCCCCTGAGCTCCAGTCTCACACATCTGACTTTCTCTTTGATGTCTCTGGGATGTCCACTATGCTACCTAACAAGCCCACAGTAAAGCTTCGGAATTACTGTCATCTCTCTCATGTTCCTCCCACAGTCTTTTTTAGCCCAGTAATGTGGTTCATCCAATAActcattgtcttagtctgtttgggctgctgtaataaaatatcacagactggccgggagcagtggctcacgcctgtaatcccagcactttaggaggccaaggcaggcggataacgagatcaggagatggagaccatcctggctaacacagtgaaaccccgtctctactaaaaatacaaaaaattagccgggcgcggtggcgggcgcctgtagtcccagctactggggaggctgagtcaggagaatggcgtgaacccaggaggcggagcttgcagtgagccgagatcacgccactgcactctggcctgggcgacagagtgagactctgtctcaaaaaaaaaaaaaacaaaaaacaaacaaacaaacaaaaccactgactgggtggcttataaacaacagaaatttatttttcacagttttggaggatgGGAAGTCCCTGATCAAGGTATCAGAAGGTTTGGTGTCTGCTGAGGGTCTGTTTCCTTCACAGATGGACATCTTCTCATTGTAATCTTAGATGGCAGAAGGCGCAAACAAGCTCCCTTGGGCctctttaataatattaataaaagggcactaatctcatttatGAGGACTCTGCCGTCATAACCTAATCAACTTCCAAAAGGCCccgcctcctaataccatcacttttgGGGGGTAAAGATGtcaacacaggaattttgggCACATAAAcaattcagaccatagcactcaTCATTTACTCAGAAACTCAAGACAAAATCTTTGGAGTcatctttaccattttttttttccttttcctctaacAGCAAGTCCATTCATAAGTCCTGCAGGTTTGCCTTCAAAGATGTATTCCAGAGCATCTCATCTCTTACCACCTTCACTGCTACCACTTTAGTTTCTGCCACGGTCATTTCTCGCCTGCACTATTACAATAGTCTCCTACACGATTTTTCCGCTTCTACTCTTGTCTGTTTCTACTTTAGCCTATTCTCACAGCAGCCAAAGAGACCTTCTCAAATTTTCAATcacatcattttatttctttgcttaaaaccctccagtggcttctgatcacatttaaaatgaatataaatatctcACCGTAATCCATAAGACCAAATATGAttgttctctgcctctctctgtaaCTTAATCCCCTAGTATTCTCACTTCCATCCATCTACTCCTGTAAGACCCAGCTTCTTTCTAAATCCTGAAcacaattatgattttttttttttttctgctgaggACTTTTGCCCATGCTACTCTCTCTGCTTTTTGTGCTCATGAACCTAATCTTTAAAGCAGGGCTTTTCTTTCTTATCACTTAGGTCTCACCTCAAATATTATTTCTTGAGAGAGGTCTTCTCTGACCACCTAATATAAAGAAGCGTCTGACCCATGTTGCTTTCATATCCCATTActccccccaactttttttttaataaaccatGTTTGTTAATTGCAAAAATGGCGACAATTTTCCATCCTTCCCTTTATTGGTGTCTCTGCAGCATCGATGTGACTTTGTAGCACTTTCCATCAAGAGATAGGGTTGATTTCCCTATTCCTTGATCTGGGCTGGACTTAGGATTTACTTTGGCCAAAAGAATGTTTTAGAAGTAAAGGCATGCCAGCTCTGAGCCTCACAGTCTTTCACACTTACTCTTGGATCCCTGCAACTGCCATGTGAAGGAGCCTGAGCTAGCTTGGTGGAGGATGGGAGAACACGTGGAGGAAAACTGAGATCCTCTAGCCAATAGCCAGCTTTCTCCAGATACAGACCAATTGCAGATACATGAAGGAGCCCAGACTAGACCAGTAAAACTGTGAAGTCATCTATAGACTCACGagcaaaaagaaattatcattttaagaaatcataaaatattagCACGGTTGGTTATACAGCAAAAGCTAACTGATcagtaagaataaatttaagaaatcatAAAACGTTAGCATGGTTGGTTACGCAGCAAAAGCGAACTGACCTAGCCTATATCacagtctgaaattattttatgtatatgctCATTTCTTTATCATGTCTCCCCCACTAAAATATAAATTCCTCGAGGGTAGGTATCTTTCTCTTTATTGTACTACAGTGGGTATTGCAATGGATCAAAATGACATATGACATTTTGAGAAAGACCAAAATA of the Symphalangus syndactylus isolate Jambi chromosome 12, NHGRI_mSymSyn1-v2.1_pri, whole genome shotgun sequence genome contains:
- the LOC129468888 gene encoding LOW QUALITY PROTEIN: endoplasmic reticulum chaperone BiP-like (The sequence of the model RefSeq protein was modified relative to this genomic sequence to represent the inferred CDS: inserted 2 bases in 2 codons; deleted 1 base in 1 codon) yields the protein MKLSLVAAMLLLLSVARAKEEDVGTVVGIHLGTTYFCVGMFKNSCVEIITNDQGNRIMPSYVAFTPEGKCLISVAAKNQLISNPKNTVFDAKQLIGRRWHDPSLQLDINFLPFKVVEKKTKPYIQIDIGGGQTKTFAPEEISAMVLTKMKENAEAYLGKKVTHAVVTIPAYFNDAQCQATKDSGTIADLNVMRIINEPTAAAIAYGLDKREGEKNILVFDLGGETFYVSLLTIDNGVFKVVATNGDTHLGGEDFDQRVMEHFIKLYKKKTGKDVRKDNRAVQKLRHKVEKAKRVLSSQHQASNIEIESFYEGEDFSETLTRAKFEELNXDLFRSTMKPIQKVLEDPDLKKSDIDETVLGGFTQIPKIQQLVKEFFNGKEPSHGISPYEAVAYGAAVQAGVLSGDQDTGDLVLLDICPLTLGIETVGGVMTKLIPRNTVVPTKKSQIFSTASDNQPTVTIKIYEGEQPLTKDNHLLGTFDLTRIPPAPRGVPRIEVTFEMDVNGILRVTAEDKGTRNKNKITITNDQNRLTPEEIKRMVNDAEKFAEEDKKLKECIDTRNELESYACSLKNQIGDKEKLGGKLSSEDKEXMEKAVEEKTEWLESHQDADTEDFKAKKKELEEIVQPIISKLHGSAGPPPTGEEDTAEKDEL